A stretch of Roseibium porphyridii DNA encodes these proteins:
- a CDS encoding amino acid ABC transporter permease, whose product MFRKSKQTGASQQDFPYWLVAACGIAVFMLIQIATDDIYSQVMATVSRGIGLTIFVTLVGFFLASVLGLLLALASLSGSLILRQVARFYVEIVRGLPIIVLLLYIAFVGTPLLIALINAVLEPLGQEPLRTRDFPLLWRAILALTIGYSAFIAEVFRAGIQAVDKGQIEAAEALGMNRWLRFRLIVFPQALKTILPPLGNDFVAMIKDSSLVSVLGVADITQLGKVYAAGSFRYFETYNIVALIYLMMTITLSLALRRFERTRIVGER is encoded by the coding sequence ATGTTCCGCAAATCCAAGCAAACCGGCGCTTCACAGCAAGACTTCCCTTACTGGCTGGTCGCCGCCTGCGGCATAGCGGTATTCATGCTGATACAAATCGCAACAGACGATATCTACAGCCAGGTCATGGCAACGGTCTCTCGCGGGATCGGTCTGACGATCTTCGTCACGCTTGTCGGTTTCTTCCTGGCGTCTGTGCTTGGTCTTCTTCTGGCTCTGGCCTCATTGTCCGGTTCCCTGATTCTCAGGCAAGTGGCAAGGTTTTATGTCGAAATCGTGCGCGGATTGCCGATCATCGTCTTGCTGCTTTACATCGCCTTTGTCGGGACCCCGCTGCTGATTGCGCTGATTAATGCGGTCCTGGAACCCCTCGGCCAGGAACCTCTGCGCACGCGCGACTTCCCGCTTTTGTGGCGCGCTATCCTGGCACTGACTATCGGTTATTCAGCTTTTATTGCCGAGGTATTCCGAGCCGGCATTCAGGCAGTCGACAAGGGACAGATCGAGGCAGCTGAAGCGCTTGGTATGAACCGGTGGCTCAGGTTTCGATTGATCGTGTTCCCCCAGGCGTTAAAGACAATTCTCCCGCCACTCGGGAACGATTTTGTCGCCATGATCAAGGACAGTTCGCTGGTGTCTGTTCTTGGCGTTGCCGACATCACCCAACTCGGCAAGGTCTATGCTGCCGGTTCCTTTCGGTATTTCGAGACCTACAACATCGTTGCCCTCATCTACCTGATGATGACCATAACGCTTTCGCTGGCACTGCGCAGATTTGAGCGCACCCGCATTGTCGGAGAACGATAA
- a CDS encoding DNA-3-methyladenine glycosylase I produces the protein MRSFEEIETLAEEKKGGPDNLKKLLSEHNQPKSEDELEQIGDDRWLSMFTKCVFQAGFSWKVIDQKWPGFEEAFEGFDVARLAFLPDEAYEALMKDTRIVRNGAKIKSVQHNAIFLKDLASEHGSASRFFAQYPPSDQVGLMETIKKRGSRLGGSTGQIALRFMGKESFILTGDVVNALIRESVIENDRMSKKNLNAAQVAFNEWKATSGRSMNEISRILAFSVG, from the coding sequence ATGCGTTCTTTTGAAGAAATTGAAACGCTGGCAGAGGAAAAAAAGGGCGGTCCGGACAATTTGAAGAAGCTCTTGAGTGAGCACAATCAACCAAAATCCGAAGATGAACTTGAACAGATCGGCGATGACCGCTGGCTCTCCATGTTCACGAAATGTGTCTTTCAGGCAGGTTTCAGCTGGAAGGTCATCGACCAGAAATGGCCGGGTTTCGAAGAGGCGTTCGAAGGCTTCGATGTCGCCCGCCTCGCCTTCTTGCCTGACGAAGCCTATGAAGCCCTCATGAAAGATACGCGCATTGTGCGAAATGGCGCTAAAATCAAGTCGGTCCAGCACAACGCTATCTTCCTGAAGGATCTTGCTTCAGAACACGGGAGCGCGTCCCGATTTTTTGCGCAGTATCCGCCAAGCGATCAGGTCGGATTGATGGAGACGATCAAGAAGCGCGGCAGTCGCCTGGGAGGGAGTACAGGACAAATCGCCCTGCGCTTCATGGGCAAGGAAAGTTTCATCCTCACAGGCGATGTGGTTAATGCCCTTATCCGTGAAAGTGTCATTGAGAATGACCGCATGTCGAAAAAAAATCTAAATGCCGCGCAGGTTGCTTTTAACGAATGGAAAGCAACTTCCGGTCGCAGCATGAATGAAATCAGCAGAATTCTGGCCTTTTCGGTCGGATGA
- a CDS encoding site-specific DNA-methyltransferase yields the protein MSVLSTGVSSAAPHPTNSTEASASWLNTILKGDCVAALEKLPSRSVDLVFADPPYNLQLGGDLHRPDQSKVDACDDHWDQFESFEAYDAFTRAWLLAVRRVMKPDGSLYVIGSYHNIFRVGAILQDLGFWIMNDIVWLKSNPMPNFRGKRFTNAHETMIWAVKSKDAKPTFNYDALKVFNEDLQMRSDWHLPLCTGAERLKGADGQKVHPTQKPEALLYRVLTASSKPDDVVLDPFFGTGTTGAVAKKLGRNFVGVEREQDYIDAAMERIDAIETGDASALEMQKGKRAQKRIPFGTLLENGLLQPGTELTCSKGKHLAVVRADGSLKSGDHTGSIHKVGALVQGQEACNGWTFWHTIEGSRKAPIDDLRKEIRSRLQA from the coding sequence ATGAGTGTACTGAGTACCGGGGTGTCCTCCGCGGCACCCCATCCAACAAATTCGACGGAAGCATCTGCTTCCTGGCTGAACACGATCTTGAAGGGCGACTGCGTAGCCGCCCTTGAGAAGCTGCCGTCCCGGTCTGTCGACCTGGTCTTTGCCGACCCACCCTACAATCTCCAGCTGGGTGGCGATCTGCACCGGCCGGATCAGTCCAAGGTGGACGCGTGTGACGATCATTGGGATCAGTTCGAGAGCTTTGAGGCTTATGATGCCTTCACCAGAGCATGGCTTCTGGCGGTTCGCCGGGTGATGAAACCTGACGGTTCACTTTATGTGATCGGGTCTTATCACAACATCTTCCGTGTCGGCGCGATCCTTCAGGATCTCGGCTTCTGGATCATGAATGACATTGTCTGGCTGAAGTCCAACCCGATGCCGAACTTTCGCGGCAAGCGGTTCACCAATGCCCACGAGACGATGATCTGGGCTGTCAAATCCAAGGATGCGAAGCCGACATTCAACTATGATGCGTTGAAAGTCTTCAACGAAGACCTTCAGATGCGTTCGGATTGGCATTTGCCGCTTTGCACAGGCGCAGAGCGCTTGAAAGGTGCCGACGGCCAGAAAGTGCATCCGACCCAAAAGCCGGAGGCCCTGCTCTACCGGGTTCTGACCGCTTCTTCAAAACCGGACGATGTCGTGCTCGATCCGTTTTTCGGAACCGGCACCACCGGCGCTGTCGCCAAGAAACTTGGCCGCAACTTTGTTGGTGTTGAACGCGAGCAGGACTATATCGATGCCGCGATGGAGCGCATTGACGCCATTGAAACGGGTGATGCGAGCGCTTTGGAAATGCAAAAGGGCAAACGTGCCCAGAAGCGCATTCCTTTCGGCACATTGCTCGAAAACGGTCTCCTGCAACCGGGCACTGAACTGACCTGTTCCAAAGGCAAACATCTGGCAGTCGTTCGGGCAGATGGTTCGCTCAAGTCCGGAGATCACACCGGTTCCATCCACAAAGTGGGTGCTCTGGTTCAAGGCCAGGAAGCCTGCAATGGCTGGACGTTCTGGCACACAATAGAAGGCAGCAGAAAAGCTCCGATTGACGACCTCCGCAAGGAAATCAGATCAAGACTGCAGGCCTGA
- a CDS encoding ergot alkaloid biosynthesis protein, producing MSAEYLVTGGTGKTGRRIVNRLQESGFTVRVGTRNPAVANHVLHDWENHDGFAAALDGVTGVYLLAPTDRADHLELMKPFIDQALALGVSRFVLLSASSLPSGGPMMGQVHDYLQKAAPEWCVLRPTWFMQNFSEQQHLKTIRGTNEIYSATADGRVPFIDVDDIAEAALAALTGKSAVNNDVVLTGPEALSYEDVARILSAETGREVRYVEQSEMQMINRFTSLGMPRNYAEILAGMDVSISQGCENRVTDDVKKLTGTQPRTFAQFAHLNRQSWI from the coding sequence ATGAGCGCTGAGTATCTTGTGACGGGCGGCACGGGGAAAACCGGCCGACGGATCGTCAATCGCCTGCAAGAAAGCGGCTTCACGGTTCGTGTGGGAACGCGAAACCCCGCAGTAGCCAACCACGTGTTGCATGACTGGGAAAACCATGACGGCTTTGCTGCCGCCTTGGATGGGGTCACCGGCGTATATCTACTCGCACCGACCGATCGCGCTGATCATCTTGAGCTCATGAAGCCGTTCATTGATCAGGCGCTTGCGCTCGGTGTGAGCAGATTTGTTCTGTTAAGTGCATCGTCGCTTCCGTCAGGTGGGCCAATGATGGGGCAGGTGCACGACTATCTGCAGAAAGCAGCGCCGGAATGGTGTGTGCTTAGACCCACGTGGTTCATGCAGAACTTTTCAGAACAGCAGCACTTGAAAACGATCCGCGGGACCAATGAGATTTATTCTGCGACGGCTGACGGACGCGTACCTTTCATTGATGTGGACGATATCGCAGAAGCAGCACTTGCTGCACTGACTGGGAAATCCGCGGTGAACAATGACGTGGTGCTAACGGGCCCTGAAGCACTTTCATACGAAGACGTGGCCAGGATACTCTCAGCTGAGACCGGACGTGAGGTTCGCTATGTCGAACAAAGTGAAATGCAGATGATCAATCGCTTCACCAGTCTGGGAATGCCGCGCAATTACGCCGAGATACTGGCGGGAATGGACGTCAGTATCTCACAAGGCTGCGAGAACAGAGTGACTGACGACGTGAAAAAACTGACCGGCACTCAACCGCGCACATTTGCACAGTTTGCGCACCTAAATCGACAGTCGTGGATCTGA
- a CDS encoding nuclear transport factor 2 family protein: protein MTTQQPQLTDFAALLRKALGDALKPGSETLLDMVCDEIVFEFPYAPEGAIRRLDGKAALARYLPRVGKLVSLHTLALHQVTANADHSRFVVEFSCTGESKVTASRYDQDYISVIELRDGLISTYKDYWNPLVVLAAAGSTESLRQILQNEMQDER from the coding sequence ATGACGACGCAACAACCTCAATTGACAGATTTCGCAGCCTTGTTGCGCAAGGCTCTCGGTGATGCGCTCAAACCGGGTTCAGAAACGCTTCTCGATATGGTCTGTGACGAGATCGTTTTTGAATTCCCCTATGCGCCAGAGGGTGCAATTCGAAGACTGGATGGCAAGGCGGCACTTGCGCGTTATCTGCCACGGGTTGGCAAGCTGGTTTCTTTGCACACTTTGGCTTTGCATCAGGTGACCGCCAATGCGGATCATTCTCGATTTGTTGTTGAGTTCAGTTGCACTGGAGAAAGCAAGGTGACCGCCTCAAGATACGATCAGGACTATATTTCGGTGATCGAACTGAGAGACGGATTGATCAGCACATACAAGGACTATTGGAACCCACTTGTGGTTTTGGCTGCGGCCGGAAGCACGGAGTCGCTTCGTCAGATCTTGCAGAACGAGATGCAAGATGAGCGCTGA
- a CDS encoding TetR/AcrR family transcriptional regulator — protein sequence MERNRINEKKSRKPAGAALKRPELTQALYRALFEEWAERGYAAISLERVASRAQAGKAAIYRRWPSKLLFCSDAIKETAIPLVETPDCGSLQEDVLAFLLNLRRVLRHPLVRRILPDLEAERARGGEITSILDHLAAERRARFQDLIDRAVSRGELGQTVDRDLILDTLPAPLYWRMIVRGQNASRTVLHTQANMLAAALREA from the coding sequence ATGGAACGCAACCGTATCAACGAAAAAAAATCACGAAAACCTGCCGGTGCAGCGTTGAAAAGGCCCGAGCTGACTCAGGCTCTCTACAGAGCATTGTTCGAAGAATGGGCGGAACGAGGATATGCGGCCATCAGCCTGGAAAGGGTCGCGTCGCGTGCGCAGGCCGGCAAAGCGGCTATCTATCGACGTTGGCCTTCAAAGCTCTTGTTTTGTAGCGATGCAATCAAGGAGACCGCAATTCCCTTGGTGGAAACCCCGGATTGCGGATCACTGCAGGAAGATGTCCTGGCTTTTCTGCTTAATCTCAGACGCGTCTTGAGACATCCGCTTGTAAGGAGAATCCTTCCTGACCTTGAAGCAGAGCGCGCTCGTGGAGGCGAGATAACGTCCATACTTGATCATCTTGCAGCAGAACGGCGCGCACGATTTCAAGATCTGATCGACCGGGCCGTTTCGCGGGGCGAGCTTGGTCAAACCGTCGATCGGGACCTGATCTTGGATACCCTACCAGCGCCTCTTTATTGGAGAATGATCGTCAGGGGACAAAACGCAAGCAGAACAGTGCTGCACACCCAGGCGAATATGCTGGCTGCCGCCTTGCGGGAGGCTTAG
- a CDS encoding alpha/beta fold hydrolase, with protein sequence MTSRTYVFVHGVWHGGWCWFRVADILRERGHSVSAPTQTGLGERAHLLSKDITIRTFVEDIVAHLQFEDLRDVVLVGHSFGGIPITGVADLLPDRIAKLVYLDAIMLNSGETWMDLLPEDMARDRTDLANQTSGGLSLPPAPPESFGVIRPQDVAFLQSRLTPHPFRTFTTALNLNNPIGNGIPAAYIECTDPPYRPAKVALERAQGFGWPVTRIASGHDAMVTEPLALADILENDLP encoded by the coding sequence ATGACTTCCAGAACATATGTTTTTGTGCACGGCGTCTGGCATGGCGGTTGGTGCTGGTTTCGCGTTGCAGACATTCTGCGTGAGCGTGGCCACAGCGTCAGCGCACCGACCCAAACAGGTCTGGGTGAAAGAGCACATCTTTTGTCCAAGGACATAACCATCCGGACTTTCGTTGAGGACATTGTCGCGCATCTTCAGTTCGAGGATTTGAGAGACGTTGTTCTGGTCGGTCACAGTTTCGGAGGAATTCCAATTACCGGCGTTGCCGATCTTCTTCCGGACAGGATCGCAAAACTTGTCTATCTTGACGCGATCATGCTGAATTCAGGTGAAACCTGGATGGACCTGTTGCCTGAGGATATGGCGCGTGACCGCACGGATTTGGCCAATCAAACCAGTGGAGGTTTGAGCCTGCCTCCAGCTCCTCCCGAGAGTTTTGGCGTGATACGCCCGCAAGATGTGGCCTTTCTCCAGTCAAGGCTGACCCCGCATCCGTTTCGAACTTTCACAACCGCGCTGAACCTGAACAATCCGATCGGCAACGGCATTCCGGCCGCATATATCGAATGCACTGATCCACCGTATCGACCGGCGAAAGTGGCCCTGGAACGGGCGCAAGGCTTTGGATGGCCTGTGACCCGGATTGCATCCGGCCACGATGCGATGGTGACAGAGCCATTGGCTTTGGCGGATATTCTGGAGAATGATCTACCCTAA
- a CDS encoding winged helix-turn-helix transcriptional regulator: MLTECMQVIAGAWAPNVIWSLRAGPRRFNELKSDIPPVSSKVLSARLSELESRGVLLRHVRPTSPPSVEYELTDLGLELIPALEAIVQVGHKLKQLQGYQFEQDAAE; the protein is encoded by the coding sequence ATGTTGACTGAGTGTATGCAAGTGATTGCCGGGGCATGGGCGCCGAACGTGATCTGGAGCCTGCGTGCGGGACCGAGACGCTTCAACGAGTTGAAAAGTGATATTCCCCCAGTCTCTTCCAAGGTCTTATCTGCACGCTTGTCTGAACTGGAAAGCCGGGGTGTTTTGCTCCGCCACGTGCGCCCGACGTCACCGCCGTCCGTCGAATATGAGCTGACCGACCTCGGTCTGGAGCTCATTCCAGCTCTTGAAGCGATTGTGCAGGTGGGGCACAAACTCAAACAGTTGCAGGGGTATCAGTTTGAGCAAGACGCGGCTGAATAG
- a CDS encoding glutathione binding-like protein: protein MKLFYKPGACSMAAHLLLNEANANYSLEKVDTEAGLTESGASFSETNPRGYVPALEFENGYVLTENVSVLHWIGENFPELSSDSAGNPLDRFRQLELLSFLSSELHKAFGPYFSGKDFSEAQTRENLDKLNAKLSDFDNLLDGGGRYLLGDAFSVVDAYAFVILNWSNFIGVSLSEWPAIVDYIARIKARPAAQRTLEEEGLAA from the coding sequence ATGAAACTCTTTTATAAACCCGGCGCTTGTTCCATGGCCGCACACCTGCTCTTGAATGAAGCCAATGCAAACTACAGTCTTGAAAAGGTCGACACAGAAGCCGGTCTTACGGAAAGCGGCGCTTCCTTTTCCGAGACCAACCCTCGGGGCTATGTGCCTGCCCTGGAATTTGAAAACGGCTATGTGCTGACCGAGAATGTTTCCGTTCTACATTGGATTGGAGAAAATTTTCCGGAACTCTCATCAGACAGTGCCGGAAATCCTCTGGACCGTTTTCGGCAGCTGGAACTCTTGAGCTTCCTGTCCTCGGAACTGCACAAGGCCTTCGGTCCCTACTTTTCCGGCAAGGACTTTTCAGAAGCGCAGACCCGGGAAAATCTCGACAAGTTGAACGCCAAACTATCAGATTTTGACAATCTGCTCGACGGTGGTGGTCGCTATCTGTTGGGCGACGCCTTCTCGGTTGTCGACGCCTATGCCTTTGTCATCCTGAATTGGAGCAACTTCATCGGTGTCTCTCTGAGCGAATGGCCGGCAATCGTTGACTATATTGCTCGGATTAAAGCGCGGCCAGCTGCACAAAGGACGCTCGAGGAAGAGGGCCTTGCAGCATGA
- a CDS encoding nuclear transport factor 2 family protein has product MSDPTSTIKSVLSEYFDALYFCDTALLQKVFHPRAIYATADETPLLYRTMNDYVPVVARRQSPASRGERRNDVVDEIQLAGDNTAFARVRCSIGDKDFVDLLTLVRDQGTWKIMAKIFQIKAREEGAR; this is encoded by the coding sequence ATGAGCGACCCAACCAGCACCATCAAATCGGTTCTTTCCGAGTATTTCGATGCGCTTTACTTTTGCGACACCGCGTTGCTGCAAAAAGTATTTCATCCAAGGGCCATCTACGCAACGGCGGATGAAACACCCCTGCTCTATAGGACCATGAACGACTACGTCCCTGTGGTCGCCCGGCGACAGTCGCCTGCATCGCGTGGCGAAAGGCGCAATGATGTCGTGGACGAGATCCAGCTGGCAGGAGACAACACAGCGTTCGCGCGTGTTCGCTGTTCTATTGGCGACAAGGATTTCGTGGATCTACTGACCCTTGTCCGGGATCAAGGCACTTGGAAGATCATGGCAAAAATTTTCCAGATCAAAGCCCGTGAAGAAGGAGCCAGGTGA
- a CDS encoding tautomerase family protein — protein MPYVNIQVTREGVSPDQKAKLIKGTTDLLVDVLGKSPSTTFVVIEEVEMENWGIGGLPVKEYRARRT, from the coding sequence ATGCCCTATGTCAATATTCAAGTCACCCGCGAAGGGGTTTCACCTGATCAGAAGGCAAAACTCATCAAGGGTACAACGGATCTGCTGGTCGACGTCCTGGGCAAAAGTCCCTCGACAACCTTCGTGGTGATTGAGGAAGTCGAAATGGAAAACTGGGGCATTGGTGGGTTGCCAGTGAAAGAGTACCGCGCGAGGCGGACATAA
- a CDS encoding DUF4166 domain-containing protein produces the protein MTRTLYQTILGADFDQVPPEIRRMHSFARVATGSADVTRGRSAVAGLICYLARLPEARKGVAVETHFAPIEGGERWTRVFGKQPFQTDMMVGKRDNFPCMEERLGPFLFKMRVIATPDGIDLTPEKVYLGPLSIPLWLSPKAIGRERVKNGKYSFFVEVTFPIVGKVFGYTGWLEPSVLLDETGKA, from the coding sequence ATGACTCGCACGCTGTACCAGACAATTCTTGGTGCCGACTTCGATCAGGTACCACCCGAAATCCGAAGGATGCACAGCTTTGCCCGTGTGGCGACCGGTTCTGCCGATGTGACACGCGGCCGCTCAGCGGTTGCCGGACTGATCTGCTATCTCGCCAGGCTCCCGGAGGCGCGGAAGGGCGTCGCCGTTGAAACACACTTTGCCCCCATTGAAGGAGGTGAAAGATGGACGCGCGTCTTTGGCAAACAACCGTTTCAAACAGATATGATGGTCGGCAAGCGGGACAACTTTCCCTGCATGGAAGAACGCCTTGGCCCGTTCTTGTTCAAGATGCGCGTCATCGCAACACCGGACGGTATCGACCTGACACCGGAAAAAGTCTATCTCGGACCGCTATCCATTCCCCTGTGGCTTTCCCCCAAGGCGATTGGCCGTGAGCGGGTCAAAAACGGTAAGTACTCGTTTTTCGTCGAGGTGACCTTCCCAATTGTCGGGAAGGTCTTTGGGTATACGGGCTGGCTTGAGCCCTCCGTGCTTCTGGACGAAACCGGGAAAGCCTGA
- the tyrS gene encoding tyrosine--tRNA ligase: protein MTKHMIEAGKPASKLKSEALAVLLERGLVHQCTDIEALDNTLSQGPITAYAGFDATAASLHVGHLMPLMTMRWLQKLGHRPIIVLGGGTSQVGDPSFRKDARPMLEERQIAANIASIRRSVERLVDMEGADGALLVDNAKWLNEFRFLEFLRDYGSQFTVNRMMTFDSVKSRLEAQMPLTVLEFCYMMLQAVDFLELSKRHECRLQVGGSDQWGNIVNGVELGRRDGRKLHGLTVPLLTTASGSKMGKTAAGAVWLHPEHLSPFGFWQFWRNTADADVGKFLRLFTELPIKEVERLSELQGAELNEAKKILATQVTTIVHGPEEALGALRQGDALFAGEGDILEPTHKLPLSRLAEGLGLLELVVALGFAGSNGEARRLVEGGAVRLNNHIVDDARRRIGTGDLGANERLSLSVGKRRKALVEFD from the coding sequence ATGACCAAACATATGATCGAAGCCGGGAAACCTGCTTCAAAACTCAAATCGGAAGCGCTCGCAGTGCTTCTTGAGCGTGGGCTCGTGCATCAGTGCACGGACATCGAAGCCCTCGACAACACCCTGTCGCAGGGGCCGATTACTGCGTACGCTGGTTTCGATGCGACCGCGGCCAGCCTCCATGTCGGGCATTTGATGCCGCTCATGACAATGCGTTGGCTGCAGAAACTCGGACATCGCCCGATCATCGTTCTTGGCGGAGGCACAAGCCAGGTTGGAGATCCGAGCTTCCGCAAGGACGCAAGGCCGATGCTCGAAGAACGCCAGATCGCGGCGAACATCGCCTCCATCCGTCGTTCGGTCGAAAGGCTGGTCGACATGGAAGGTGCAGATGGGGCTCTGTTGGTCGACAATGCGAAGTGGCTGAACGAATTTCGCTTCCTGGAATTCCTCCGCGACTATGGCTCTCAGTTCACGGTCAATCGGATGATGACGTTCGACAGCGTCAAATCCCGGCTTGAAGCACAAATGCCGCTGACGGTTCTGGAGTTCTGCTACATGATGCTGCAGGCCGTTGATTTTCTTGAGTTATCCAAACGTCACGAATGCCGTCTACAGGTTGGAGGGTCCGATCAGTGGGGCAACATTGTCAATGGCGTCGAGCTGGGGCGTCGCGATGGCCGCAAGCTTCATGGACTGACCGTACCGCTTCTGACAACGGCAAGCGGGTCCAAGATGGGCAAGACTGCAGCCGGTGCGGTTTGGCTTCATCCAGAGCACCTGTCGCCCTTCGGGTTCTGGCAATTCTGGCGCAACACGGCTGACGCAGATGTCGGCAAGTTCCTGCGTCTTTTCACCGAATTGCCGATCAAAGAAGTCGAGCGTTTGTCAGAGTTGCAGGGCGCTGAGCTGAACGAAGCAAAGAAGATACTTGCCACTCAGGTAACGACAATTGTGCACGGCCCGGAAGAAGCGCTGGGTGCTCTGCGGCAGGGGGATGCGCTTTTCGCGGGCGAGGGCGATATTTTGGAGCCGACCCACAAGTTGCCGCTCTCCCGATTGGCTGAGGGACTCGGCCTTTTGGAACTGGTCGTTGCCCTGGGGTTTGCCGGATCGAACGGTGAGGCCAGGCGGTTGGTCGAAGGAGGGGCGGTGCGTCTCAACAATCACATTGTCGATGATGCGCGCCGCCGTATCGGAACGGGCGACCTGGGTGCAAATGAGCGTTTGTCCCTTTCGGTCGGCAAACGGCGCAAGGCTCTGGTGGAGTTTGACTGA
- a CDS encoding MarR family winged helix-turn-helix transcriptional regulator, with the protein MTKRSEELPNEVAINAWARLHRTSSTALERVEDRLKKSGHPPLSWYDVLLELRRAKGQGLRLIEIEKRTLLAQYNASRLVDRIVAAGYAEKRKAQEDGRGVLVYLTSAGGNLLDEMWPTYQTAIQEDFADRLTERDIETLFKILAKLLPD; encoded by the coding sequence ATGACCAAGAGATCAGAAGAGTTGCCGAACGAAGTGGCGATAAACGCATGGGCACGGCTACATCGTACAAGCAGTACGGCCCTCGAACGCGTCGAAGACAGATTGAAAAAATCGGGTCACCCGCCGCTTTCCTGGTACGATGTGCTGCTTGAACTGCGGCGGGCCAAGGGACAGGGATTGCGTCTGATCGAGATTGAAAAACGCACCTTGCTTGCCCAGTACAACGCCTCACGGCTTGTCGACAGGATCGTTGCAGCCGGTTACGCGGAGAAGCGGAAAGCGCAGGAAGATGGGCGGGGCGTTCTGGTCTATCTGACGTCAGCAGGTGGAAACCTGCTTGATGAAATGTGGCCGACCTACCAAACCGCGATCCAAGAGGATTTCGCCGACAGGTTGACCGAAAGGGACATCGAAACGCTCTTCAAGATCCTCGCAAAACTTTTACCCGACTGA
- a CDS encoding glutathione S-transferase family protein — MIEVQTLISHTLCPYVQRAAIVLSEKSIPFDRIYIDLANKPDWFQKASPLGKVPLLKTEEGHYLFESAPIVEYLDETQPGKLHPEGPVERARHRAYVEFASQILNGIGSLYNAKHEQDFESAKEALRAKFCHLEDQIDLRGPFFAGGSFSLVDAAFAPVFRYFDVLDDFVDLKVLDSLKKTGKWRRHLAERPSVMAAVAGTYQDDLKVFLRRRDSWLSRLLNRFESTAPATA, encoded by the coding sequence ATGATCGAAGTTCAAACTCTCATCAGCCATACCCTCTGCCCCTACGTTCAGCGGGCGGCCATTGTTCTTTCGGAAAAATCCATTCCGTTCGATCGGATTTACATTGACCTGGCAAACAAACCTGACTGGTTTCAAAAGGCCTCACCGCTTGGAAAGGTGCCTCTGCTTAAGACCGAAGAGGGACACTATCTCTTTGAGTCCGCTCCAATCGTTGAATATCTGGACGAAACCCAACCGGGCAAACTTCACCCTGAAGGGCCGGTCGAACGCGCCAGGCATCGGGCCTATGTTGAGTTTGCCTCACAGATCCTGAACGGCATCGGTTCGCTCTACAACGCGAAACATGAACAGGATTTCGAATCCGCTAAAGAGGCTCTACGGGCGAAATTCTGTCATCTGGAAGATCAAATCGACCTCAGGGGACCCTTTTTTGCGGGCGGGTCGTTTTCTCTGGTCGACGCGGCCTTCGCGCCGGTTTTCAGATATTTTGACGTCCTTGATGACTTTGTGGATCTCAAAGTCCTGGACAGTCTGAAAAAGACAGGGAAGTGGCGACGACACTTGGCCGAACGCCCCTCAGTGATGGCCGCCGTTGCCGGAACATATCAGGACGATCTCAAAGTATTTCTGCGCAGGCGGGACAGTTGGCTGTCCCGCCTCCTGAACCGGTTCGAAAGCACGGCACCGGCAACAGCATAA